One Gemmatimonadaceae bacterium genomic region harbors:
- a CDS encoding amidohydrolase, translated as MRPHLLAAASALAITHALATRPVAAQAALDPLAREIETRLAQVMPKVVAWRRDIHEHPELSFEEKRTSALVEKHLRALGLEVRAPVGKTGVVGVLRGGKPGPVVALRADMDALPVTEQVDLPFKSTVRAMYNGMEVGVMHACGHDNHVAILMGVAEVLTGMKARIPGTIVFLFQPAEEGLGGAQAMVEDGALKDPRPSAIFGLHVWPSALGSLSTRAGGFMAAADGLTIKVKGRQTHGSSPWRGVDPIPVAAQVILGLQTVASRQIDVTAAPAVITIGMIQGGNRGNIIPDSVMMIGTIRTFDQTMRAEIHERVKRTAEDIARSAGATASVEISTGGLITQNDAALLDKMTPTLQRTAGDGGMKIINPVTGSEDFPVLTREIPGIFYFLGVAPKGADLNKQPANHSPLFFADEAALPTGVRSLANLAVDYLKSGGLKLGSVQ; from the coding sequence ATGCGCCCGCACCTTCTTGCCGCCGCCAGCGCGCTGGCCATCACGCACGCGCTCGCCACGCGCCCAGTTGCCGCCCAGGCCGCCCTTGACCCGTTGGCGCGCGAGATCGAGACGCGCCTTGCGCAAGTCATGCCCAAGGTCGTGGCGTGGCGGCGCGACATACACGAGCATCCCGAGCTCTCCTTCGAGGAGAAGCGCACGTCGGCACTCGTGGAGAAGCACCTGCGCGCGCTCGGGCTCGAGGTGCGCGCGCCAGTCGGCAAGACGGGGGTTGTGGGAGTGCTTCGCGGCGGAAAGCCGGGGCCGGTGGTCGCGCTGCGCGCCGACATGGACGCCCTCCCGGTCACCGAGCAGGTCGACCTCCCATTCAAGAGCACCGTGCGCGCGATGTACAACGGGATGGAAGTGGGGGTGATGCACGCCTGCGGGCACGACAACCACGTGGCGATCCTGATGGGAGTGGCCGAGGTGCTCACGGGGATGAAGGCGCGCATTCCCGGGACGATCGTCTTTCTCTTCCAACCCGCGGAAGAAGGGCTCGGCGGAGCGCAGGCGATGGTCGAGGACGGCGCCCTCAAGGATCCGCGCCCGTCGGCGATCTTCGGATTGCACGTCTGGCCGTCCGCGTTAGGCTCGCTGAGCACGCGCGCCGGCGGCTTCATGGCCGCCGCCGATGGCCTGACGATCAAGGTCAAGGGGCGCCAGACGCATGGCTCGTCGCCTTGGCGCGGTGTCGATCCCATCCCTGTCGCTGCGCAGGTGATCCTCGGCCTGCAGACCGTCGCCTCGCGCCAGATCGACGTCACTGCGGCCCCCGCCGTGATCACCATCGGGATGATCCAGGGCGGCAACCGCGGCAACATCATCCCCGACAGCGTGATGATGATCGGGACCATCCGCACCTTCGACCAGACGATGCGCGCCGAGATTCACGAGCGCGTGAAGCGCACGGCCGAGGACATCGCCCGGTCGGCAGGCGCAACGGCGAGCGTGGAGATCTCCACCGGCGGCCTGATCACTCAGAACGATGCCGCGCTCCTCGACAAGATGACCCCGACGCTGCAGCGCACCGCGGGTGACGGTGGGATGAAGATCATCAACCCCGTCACCGGTTCCGAGGACTTTCCCGTCCTCACCAGGGAAATCCCCGGCATCTTCTACTTCCTCGGCGTGGCGCCCAAGGGGGCCGACTTGAACAAGCAGCCGGCCAACCACTCCCCGCTCTTCTTCGCCGACGAAGCTGCGCTGCCCACCGGCGTGCGGTCGTTGGCGAATCTCGCGGTGGACTACCTCAAGAGTGGCGGGCTCAAGCTTGGGAGCGTGCAGTAG